The genomic stretch GAGCGATCTGCTGACTGTTTTGGGAAGCATCCAGGCCTGGGACAAGGTGGAGACTATATCGGACAAATACCATTACAAAGACCTGGTGGACACACTCAACCTGTCCTAGTGTGGCCTACTGTACATCAACCTGTCCTAGTGTGGCCTACTGTACATCAACCTGTCCTAGTGTGGCCTACTGTACATCATGTCATATCGGTTGTATATTACACAACTGTATTTGTACTTTTtttgaataaataaatattcgAATTCTGTTAACAGATGTTTGGTCCAGCTGCTCTCCAAACTGTTTTTATGTTTGTTTCTGTCTTACCTCTCCAGACAAAAGTAGAGGGCTTGTAGCTTCAACCCCAGGGCAAAAAATGCACCCATCCTTCCTTGTAAAAATGTGTGTAGACTAGGAGCAAACAAATAATTGTGAAGTATGTAATAGCAGTGGGTTTTTTTTGGTGGTTTTTTTTATGTACGCAAAATGTATCAAGGATCAATTACAATGGGAACCATTAGCAGACGTATGTTTTCACTGCGATCTCTTTACGCTGGTAACACCCACGGATGGTCTCCATGGAAACGTCGTCTGGCGCGCTGAACGGGAAAAAGTAACAGcagtaacgttaacgttagttaTTTGAATTTAACAGACATACTATACAATCTTTGACAAAATTGGTTATTATGAACCAATTTCAGAATTTGATAAATGACTGTCTTATCGATACAAAACACGTGGAAAGCGCTGCCATTCTGGTTGCGAAGACTGCAACAGTAACTGCCGCGTCTGCAAGGTTTCAGGCAAGTTCGTCATGTCGCTTttgttgtaaaaaaaaacaagGACAATTCAGACATCGCAAACAGCACAATCTAATTCCTGTGTTGACATCCAAGTCAAAGCCGACTTCCCAGGGCCACCCATTGTGTAGCAACTAATTATCTGTCTAATTGTAAGAGGTATTATGTTATGGcgcaaaataattataattttcAGAATTCATGCTTTTCCTTTTATGGGGTTGAGGCAGCTGGATTGATCTAAGCAATGGGGAGGTGGATTCATTTTGAAGCCTAAAAACCATCTGTCTCCGATCAGATGAATTATGTTACCCTTCATAACGTAACTACAGGTTCTTCCACCACAAGCCCAGATTTTCATAGACTCTTTCAAGCACATGGCATCGACCAGAGAGCGGGGTTTCTACTTCCAAGACAAAGCATACAACTGCGTCCGAGCTGACAGGAACTCCATCTACTGCAAATGTGTCAGTAGGCATATCACAATTTATAAACATACATGTATTATTGCTACAGTTTTGCAGTGCAGCTATACTGCACTGTACCTTTTTTATAAGGGTATGCCTGGTCTGATGGATATTTTTCTCTAACAGGGAACACATGGCTTAATTCTTGTGAAGACTGCTCTGTACGTTATAGTGGCGACATACAACGACAGCATGTACCCCAGCGTGTGTGTGGAGGCCGTTGAGAAACTAGGTAGGGGGGTGTTGTTGGTGCTTCTCACTGCATACTGCATTTAATGGAACCAATTTCAACTGCAGGTTTAAAGGCA from Coregonus clupeaformis isolate EN_2021a chromosome 29, ASM2061545v1, whole genome shotgun sequence encodes the following:
- the pfn4 gene encoding profilin-4 isoform X2 — encoded protein: MNQFQNLINDCLIDTKHVESAAILVAKTATVTAASARFQVLPPQAQIFIDSFKHMASTRERGFYFQDKAYNCVRADRNSIYCKCGTHGLILVKTALYVIVATYNDSMYPSVCVEAVEKLVYLKDKGK
- the pfn4 gene encoding profilin-4 isoform X1; this translates as MNQFQNLINDCLIDTKHVESAAILVAKTATVTAASARFQVLPPQAQIFIDSFKHMASTRERGFYFQDKAYNCVRADRNSIYCKCGTHGLILVKTALYVIVATYNDSMYPSVCVEAVEKLAVYLKDKGK